The genomic region ATAACAGAGAAAATACTCGATCTCACGGGAAGGGATAAAGAGCTCATAAGGTTCGTTGACGACAGACCGGGGCATGATGAGAGATATGCGCTTAATTGTGAAAAATTGAGCGATCTCGGATGGAACCCGGCGACGGATTTTGAAGACGGCATTAAATTGACCGTAGATTGGTATGTGAACGGAAGAGAATGGTGGGAACCGTTAAAATCAGGCGAATACCTTGATTATTATAAAAGTCATTATGGTATGGAATTATGAGTGATAAACGGAACTAAAACCGCGATAAAGCGTTGATAATTAAGGGTATATGTTTCTTTTTCAGTTCAGATTCGATAATATGTTGTAATCCGATAAATTAAGGACAAATTAAGAGTGAATTTTCGATTTATGAGTTTTAGAGTGATAACGTTGTTTTCATTGATTACCGTCCTTTCTGTGCCTGTCTCACAGACCTTCGGGCAGGGTAGAATGTCGACAGAGGCGGAAAAACTAAAATACCAGAAAGCGCTGGAAAAGGTGAAAAGGGAGGAGAAAAGGGACGCCTTGATCGAGAAGCGGTTAAAGGAGCTGGTCAATCAGGTATTGGACGTCACTCTCGATCCAAAAGAGTATATAGTCGGGCCGGGAGATTTATTTTCAGTATATATTTGGGGTAAGGTCGATCAGCAATTCGAGGCGATCGTTTCTCCGGAAGGAGAATTAGAAATTCCCACAATCGGTCTGATACCTATAGGCGGAATGAGCCTCGAGAAATCAAAACTGAAGATAGTGGAGTTCAGTAAGAAAACATACTCCGGCGTGGAAATATCCATATCCCTTGTTCAGCTCAGATTATTTCGGATATATGTAACGGGAAACGTAGCTCATCCGGGTACTTATCCCGTTAGAGCGGTGGACAGAATTTCCGACGTGATTGAGCTGGCAGGCGGTCTTGATGGATTCGCCGACGGAGCAAACGTTGAAGTTTCCTCGATAGACGGAAGCGTCTATAAATTCGATTATCTTGAATTCATGTATGCGGGTAAGCTTTCAAAAAACAGGCGTCTGTTGAACGGTGACGTCGTTCATGTTCCCACACTTGATTGGTCAGGTAGGCTGGTAACGTTGGAGACGTATGACAAAAGAGCGGGTTCTTTTTATCTAAGAGAGGACGAGAACTTATCCTCGTTGTTTCGAAGAACCGGAGTCTTTTCCAAATTGACGGATATAGAAGGAATTTACGTCTCGAGAAGAAACGGAGAAACCGAAGAAACGTTCAGAGTGGGCAAATCGCTTGATGAATTATTAAATTTCAAACCGAAGCCGGGAGACAGCATCATAATTCCGTCGATAAACCAGATGGTCTACGTAACAGGCGAGGTAAGACATCCCGGAGCTTACCCGTACATACCCGACTTCACCTCTGAGGAATATATGGGATACGCGGGCGGCGCCAGCTCCGCCGGCAACGGAAGTAAAATTTTCGTAATCAGAGAAGGAAACAGAGTAAAAAGTAACTCTGCAATTATTATCCGGAGGGGAGACACGATAGTAGTCCCGAGGAAATGGAACCGCAAATTCAGAGACGCTTTTGACGTTTTCCTTCCGCTCTTTTCAATATTCTTAAGCGCAAAAGCAGCGGGATTGATAAATTAAGCTGTTCAAAATCTTATAATGGCGACAATTGATTCAAAGAGTGAGGTCGAATTGATTCATTATTTTAAATGGGTGGACAGACCCTAACAGAACGGTTAAGAGTTGAATCTCAGAAAAAACGAAACGTTCATATTGGTAGCCCTTGATTTTGCGGCAACATTTACCGCACTTTTTCTGTTTTATTTGTTTAAATTCAAAAGCGGATTAATATCAAATCCGGTACCTTTGTTTCTAAGAGATATACCTCTGCCTGTTTCACTTATATCCGCCGGCTGGGTGCTGTTTTTCTGGTTTTCCGGATTGTACGCCATAAAATCTCCCACTTCGCGGTTCGATGAGGCGCTCAGCGTAGTTAAGACCGTCTCGGTAGGTACCCTGATAGTATTTCTGTTTACGATTCAATTAAGCAACATGATCTCTCCGAGCCGTATTATAGTTATAACATACTGGGCCGGAATGATCTTTTTCGTTGTCGGGGCGCGGGTCGCATTCAGAACTTTTCAAAAACGGCGATTGATGCGGGGCGAGGAGCTGCTGCCGTCGATATTGGTAGGGTGGAACAATAGAGCGAGAGCGCTCAATTCGAGAATAAAATCGTATCCGGGTTTGGGATATGACGTAGTGGGTTTTGTCTCCACGCGTCCCGAAGACCTGGGAGAGTCCTCCGAAGGCGTACCGGTAATCGGTTCGATAAGAGATCTTCCGGCTATCATTCAGGAAAAGGGCGTCAAAGAGATTATTTTAGCGCTGTCGCCAAATGAACATGAGCGGCTTCTTGACGTGGTGAATATCGTCAACGGCGGATCGGTCGGTATAAAAATCAGCCCTGACATGTACGACATCATCAGCGGTCAGGCGCGGACGAATCAGATTTACGGACTGCCGCTCATTGACATTCTTCCGGAGTTGATGCCGGCGTGGGAAAGGTCGGTTAAAAGGATCGTGGATATCGCAGTTTCGGTCGGCGTGATAACGCTATTTCTCCCCCTGTGGGTGTTGATAGGGTTGTTAATTAAAATAGATTCAAGAGGGAGTATTCTTTACAGTCAGGAACGCGTAGGAAGAGACGGCAGGGTGTTCAACATACTGAAGTTCCGTTCGATGAGTTCAGGCGCAGAAAGCAAGACGGGTCCCGTATGGGCAGCTCAAGACGATCCGAGGATCACGAGTTTCGGAAAGTTCCTCCGCATATCCCGAATCGATGAAGTCCCGCAGTTCATAAACGTCCTTAAGGGAGATATGAGTCTTGTCGGTCCCCGGCCCGAAAGGCCGTATTTTGTTGAAAAACTCAAGAACGATTTACCGCTCTATACAAAACGGTTGAGAATCCGTCCCGGCATAACAGGATGGGCACAAATCAAACACAAGTATGATGAATCTCTCGATGACGTAAAACGTAAACTCAGATATGATCTGTTCTACTTAGAGAACATGTCGCTCAGAATGGACTTTAAAATTTTACTGTCGACTATGATAGTAATACTGACCGGCAGGGGACACTAAAACTTAAGCTGATGACGTCACGGCGATTCAGCCTTACCGCAGCAGTTGCAATCCTATCTTTTGTTTCAAGTTTGAAAGCACAATCCACCGACACAGACCCCGGTTATCGGGGGTATGAAATTTTAGACGTTTACTCGAGCAGTAAGATGATCGAACGGTTTTTTACGGGGGTGAAGCCGCTTTCGGGAGAACGTTTCGGTTTTCTCCTTCTGCAGGCGGAGCGGGATATCGGCTTGACCGACGATAATATTGAGGAGACGAGCGCCGCACTGCTTGCACTGTCGGATAGCGGATCGAGATCTCCAAGGGTAAGCGGTTAAAATTCAACGCTCAAAAAGATGAGCCGGGACAACTTCGGCAGACGGGAGGGGAAAAAAGTTGCCGACAACAGGTTTTTCTTACCACGAAGCACAGATGTCCAAGCCGAAATAAAGTGAGTTCGGGGCGTTTTATTCCGGTCATGATGATGAGCAAGAGCTTTTATCTTAGGGGGAAAATTGATATATTTTAAGTCTTATGATAGATATTAAACTGATAAGGGACGATACGAAGCGTATGACGGAAAGGGTGTCGTTAAAAGGGGATAAGGTCGACTTTGAGCCTATAATAAAACTCGACTCGAAACGGAGAGCTGTTTTAGAGGAAGTTGAGAGTCTGCGGGCGCGAAGGAACACCGTATCCGAGGAGATCAGCCAGGCTAAGAAAAAGGGGGAGGAAGCCGAAGAAAAGATCAGTGAGATGCGAGAGGTTTCTAATAAAATAAAAGATCTGGACGACTCGCTGCGGGAGACGGAAGATAAGCTCAAAGAGCTGCTGCTGAATGTACCGAATCCGCCGCACGATAGCGTCCCGCACGGAAAAGATGCGTCGGAGAATAAGATCGTCAGGGAATGGGAGGATAAGCCGAAGAGCGATTTCGCCCTGAAGGATCACATGGAGCTCGGAACATCTCTCGGAATCCTGGATTTTTCCTCGGCTTCCAAAATTTCAGGATCCGGGTTTCCTCTCTATCTCGGTATGGGAGCTAAGCTCGAAAGAGGTCTTATCAACTTCATGCTCGACGTTCAAACGGAAGAACACGGCTACAAGGAGGTATTTCCGCCCTTTCTGGTTAATGAGGAAAGCGCCATTACCACCGGGCAGCTGCCGAAGTTCAGGGATGACATGTACGTCAGTTCACAGGAGGAACTCTTCCTCATCCCGACGGCAGAGATTCCATTGACAAACATACACAGGAACGAAATATTGCCGGAAGGAAGACTCCCGATCTCTTATGCGGCGTATTCACCCTGTTTCAGGCGTGAAGCGGGGTCTTACGGAAAGGATACGAAAGGATTTTTGAGGGTTCACCAGTTCAACAAGGTCGAGCTTGTGAAATTCACGCGACCTGAAGATTCCTACGATGCCTTAGAGGAGATATTATTGCATGCCGAGGAGATATTGAAAAGGCTCGAACTGCACTACAGGGTTGTGGAGCTATCGACAGGCGATCTTTCGTTTGCGGCTGCAAAATGTTATGACATCGAGGTTTGGGCGCCCGCCGAGGGTAAATATTTAGAGGTCTCCTCATGCAGTAACTTCGAATCGTTTCAGGCAAGGCGCGGGAATATCAGGTACCGTCAAAACGAAGGCGGCGTAGATTTCGTTCACACGCTCAACGGGAGCGGACTGGCTACTTCCCGTCTCATGGTCGCCCTTTTGGAAACTCACCAGACCGAAGAGGGAAGCATACATCTTCCCGACCCCCTCGTACCGTACGTCGGCACGGCTGTGATAAAAGCAGAGGAGGAGTGAACCGTTGTTCCGATCAGTTATGACGGTAGTCTCGGCGTTAATTATAACCGGAGTCGTCAGCGTATTCGCGGTGATTCTGACACTAATAGATTATTCGGGAAACTCGACCGGCAGAATGACGCGTGCGTGGGCGTGGATCGTTTTGAAAATTGCCGGCATAAGCGTTGAAATCGACGGGCTCGATAAATTAGAACGGGGGAAAAGCTACGTATTCATATCGAATCATGCGAGCCTCTTGGACATACCGGCGGTGCTCTATTCTCTGCCGTTTCAGCTTAGGTTTTTAGCAAAAAAAGAGCTCTACAAGTTCCCTGTTTTCGGACTTGCTCTGCGAATGGCGGGGCATATAAGGATCGACAGAGGAAACCTCGAATCCGCAGTCGAGAGCCTCAAAAAGGCTTCGGTGCAACTTAAAAAGCGCAAAGCGTCGGCGATGGTCTTCGCAGAGGGTACCCGCACATTGGACGGACGCGTCGGACGATTCAAAAAGGGCGGAATAATTTTGGCGATCTCAATGGGAATACCGATAGTGCCTGTTTCGATCTTGGGGAGCCGGGAGCTTGCCCCCAAGGGAGATATGATGATAAAACGGGGAACGATAAGGCTAAAAGTGGGAAATCCGGTAGCCACGGAAGGAAGGGATATATCCGACAGGAACGAACTTGTGAAAGAGATCAGGAATGTGGTGATAAAAAACATGGCTTACGAAAGTGCCGTACAATAATCTTAGACTAAATTTTAGCGTCATTTCGGAATCGGTCCGGAATTATTCGACGGAGAACCTCAAAGAGAGCGAGATAGCGCTCAGATGGCTCCGATCGAGCAAGTCGATGGCGGGGAAACTCTTCAGTTCCGGGGGCAGCAAGGTGGCTGTTTTAGAGCCGGGAGAGCCGAACAGGGATTCGGGACCTGATTTTTTAGGAGCAATGCTTCTGATAGACGGGGAGGTCAAAAGGGGCGACGTCGAGATTCACCTTCGGGCGCGTTCATGGTACGAACATAACCACCACAGCGATCCGGCGTTTGCGAACGTCATTCTTCACGTAGTGGCATTTGAGCCGAAAGGGGATCAAACGATAGACCATGCAGGCAGAATAATTCCCACGTTGGTATTTCCTTTATCCGAAGACTGGAATGCCCGGCTGAGCAAAAAACTCCAATGGCCCTGGAACGACGGGTGCTATCACGAGCGGCCGGAGATGAGAGAAGGAGAGATATATCTTGAACTTCTGAGGCTCGGCAAGGAGAGATTGAACCATAAACGTAAGAGCTTCAAATTGCAGCTGGAGGCGGGGCACAGCTACGGTGATATTTTCTACAGGGGTTTAGCGAGAGCCTTGGGGTACTCCAAAAATTCTACACAGTTCAGCCGGTTCAGCAGGATGCTGAGCCTCGACGATATTCACAGGGTGATTCGGACAGATGGAGCCGGATCGAAAGAGGATAAAACACTCGAATCATTGCTCTTCGGCTTTTCCGGGCTTATCGACACAGGCAGCAGCGATAAGCGGCGAAGAGCGCTTTCGAGGAAATGGCATGAAATCAGTCATTTAATAGTGCAAGCCCCGATGAACGGCAGCGATTGGAAGTTCTTCCGGCTGCGTCCCCAGAACTTTCCGACAAGGCGTATGGCCGCTCTCGCCGGGTTCCTCAAACGGTACGATCCTGAACGGTTCGTACAATTGGCAGCCTTCGCAGCCGTGAATTTCAAATCGCCCGAAAAATTTATTATGGCTTTAGAGGAGTCTTTGATTTTACGGGGTGATCCGTACTGGAACCAAATGTCCCGGTTCGGAAAAGATCTGCGGAGGAGATCCGCGCTGATAGGAAAAGCGAGAGCAAGGACGATCGCTCTGAACGTCGTTCTCCCTCTCCTCGGTGTTTTTGCTGTCGAAGAATCCGACAGCGCGCTTGAGGCGAGAGTCAACAGAATAGCTTTTGTATATCCGCCCGAACAGGACAACTCGATATTGAGGCATATAAGAAGATTCGTGCTGCCGTGTTCTCCTGATCATCCGATGTTCTCGAGCTCTGCGATGGTGCAGCAAGGAATGATCCATCTTTACAACCGTTGGTGTTCGAGAGGGGAGGTCCAGAACTGTCCCCTCTCGATTCAGACAAAGGGAAAGCTGTTTGGGTGAGCTCAAAAGATTCGAAGAACTCGGCGCTATCAGCGAAAAAGCGCATAACGAAGGCAAAAAAATCGTGTTCACCAACGGTATCTTCGACATTCTGCACCTCGGTCATCTGAATTATTTGGAGGAGAGCAGGAAATTGGGCGACCTCCTCGTTATCGGAGTGAATTCCGATCGTTCGACCCGTTCGATCAAGGGAAAGGGGAGGCCGTTGAACGGTGAAAGAGACCGGGCGCTGCTTTTAGCAGGTTTAAAGTGCGTAGATATAGTCGTTCTTTTTGACGAAGACAGTCCATTGGAGCTTATAAAAACGGTGCGGCCGGATTTTCTTGTCAAGGGGTCCGATTATTCAGCGGAAGAAATCGTCGGCAAAAAAGAAGTGGAAGCTCAGGGCGGAGAAGTGCGGAGAATACCCCTTTTGGAAGGTTATTCAACGACTCTCATTCTACAAAAAATTTCAAAGGCAGCGAAGAGTTCAGATTGACGGTAAACGCCCGAACCTCTTCCAATCCCAGAAAGTGTTTGACAATAAAGGAGTTTGAGTCTATTTTTCGAGCGATTTGTTAAGGATGAAGGTATAAATTGATGAATAACAGCAAGATAGGCATAATTATGCTCCTCTTCTGGAGTGCGGGATGCTCAACCGCACCCACCGATAAGAGCGGCGCGGAACTGATCGCGACAGAGAGCGATATAGGAACCGGGATCTTATCGGATGACTGGGAGACATTGCGGGACGCCAAAATTCATTATGCCCAGGCGATGATAGCCGAGGATCTGTCCGACACTTCCCGCATGCGTGAAGAGTATGATCTTGCGGTCTCACTGCTCGGGGAGATCGATCTCTACGATAATTCATCAAACGCATTCGAATCGGAGTTTCAGGCGACCGCCAATAAAGTTTCCAAAGATTATCAGTTAGCGCTTAGAAGACTCCAGATCAGATACGGGAATTCATCGGATTTGAGCTTGATGGAAAAGCTGGAGCTCTTCGATTCGATTGACGACACTTCCGGGATAGCGGTTAAGGTCCTTCAGGAATACGCCGATGATTTAGGCATGGAAATACCGCTTGTGATAAACGGCAGTGTGATGAGAATAGTGCGGTTTTTCCAGACCGAAGCTTCCGAGTCGTTTGATCTGTGGCTTAAGCGAAAAGGCGCCTATCAGCAGATGTTTGAATCGATCCTCGTAGAGGAAGGACTGCCCAAGGAATTGGTGTATTTGGCGATGGTTGAAAGCGGTTTTTCGCCGAGAGCTTACTCGTGGGCACACGCCGCCGGACCGTGGCAGTTTATTTACGGCACGGGCAGGCTGTACGGATTGAAAAGGGATTGGTGGGTTGATGAGCGGAGAAATCCGATTAAGTCAACTCATGCAGCGGCGCGATATATAAAAGATCTGTTCACGGAATTCGGGGATTGGTATTTAGTGATGGCGGCATACAACTCGGGCTCGAACAGGGTCAAACGCGCAATGAAAAGAGGAAACACCGAAAATTACTGGGAGCTGCTGACACTGCCGCGGGAAACAAGGAATTACGTACCTTCGTTTATAGCCGCTGCTATCATAGGAGAGGATCCGGAAGCTTTCGGTTTTGACGTCAATCCGGAAAGCCCTCTCTCCTTTGAGGAGGTAAAAATTAAGGGAAGCATCAGTTTATCCGTCATATCAAAAGCCGCAGGGGTCAGCGTCGAAGACCTGAGGAGGTTAAACCCCGAACTCAGACGTAACGCAACGCCTCCCCGCGATTACGGGTACTCTCTTTTGCTGCCCATGGGGACGGCAGAACAATTCAATCAGAACTTCGCCGAACTACCCGAGAAGGAGCGGACGGGGTACGTCCGCCACAAGGTGAGGAGGGGTGAGGCGCTTTCTACAATTGCAGCCAGATACGGTGTTCCGGTCGGTCGGATAGTGCGTGTTAATTCGATAAGGAACCGCAATTCTATCAGGGCCGGCAAAATCCTGTTAATCCCGACCAACAGCAGTGTGTTTTCTTCTGCGGGCTCCAAGAGAATCGAAAGCCGCTCCGCCGTGCCTAAAAATTCCAAGCCGATCAAATACAGAGTCAAAAAAGGCGATACGCTCGGTCACATAGCGGAGTATTATAATACTACAGCTTTAAAGCTCAGGGCGTGGAACGGATTAAGGTACGGTAAACCGATCTACGAGGGAGAGAGTTTAAACGTTTATCTGCCGGAGTATTTGAAATTATCCCAGCCCGTATATTCGGTTGCCGATCCACGACTTTTCCTCTTACACTATCGTGTGAAAGCGGGTGAATCTCTCTCCGCTTTAGCGGCAAAATTTGAAGTTAAAACGGATGAGTTGAGGCTCTGGAATTCGATAAAGGGGAATGAGTTAAAGGCAGGGTCATTGATAAATGTATGGACGATGAAGGCTGTCGAGGCTGATATCACCTTGAAGAACGTGAAGTTGACAATCCATACGGTGCGAAGAGGCGATACGTTATGGGATATTGCAAGGAAAAACGGCGTCTCTATCTCGGAGATGTTCTCCTGGAACCCGTGGGCGGAGGATAATCCGATAAAACCGGGCGACCGAATCAAGATTTACAGGAGGTAATACAGGTATGACACGTAAACGAAATATATTGACCGCTCTTTTGATAACCTCCGTCTTTTTCGTTTTCACATTGTTCCTTGTCATCGCTTATAAGTATATCAGCGGGGGGGAAATAAATATATCGGACGGAAAACCTCTGATAGCAGTTGTCGAGTTGTCAGGCCCGATATACGATTCCAATTCTATAATAAGACAGTTCAAGAAGTACGGTGACGATGAGGATATCGATGCTATTCTGTTCAGGATATCGAGTCCGGGAGGCGGAGTATCGGCATCGCAGGAGATATATCAAGAAGTGAGGAAGGTCAGGGACTCGGGCAAGCCGATCCTCGCATCTCTGGGTGCCGTGGCGGCGAGCGGAGGCTATTATGTAGCCCTGGGCGCCGATAAGATAATGTCGAATCCCGCCACGGTAACCGGATCGATCGGAGTCATAGTAGGGCTTCCGAACTATGAGGGTCTTATGAACAAGCTCGGGCTGAGTTTCGTCAATATAACGAGCGGCCCCTTGAAGGACAGCGGATCTCCTTACAGGAAACTCAGGAAAGATGACAGGGATGTTTTTCAGGAGGTTGTAGACGATCTTTACGATCAATTCGTAAATACGGTCTCCGTCGAAAGGGGAATGACGATAGAGAGAGTGCGCGAATTAGCGGACGGAAGAATCTATTCCGGCAATCAGGCAAAAAAGTTCGGCTTGATAGATACGCTCGGTACATATCAGGACGCCCTGGACTACGCAGTCGAATTGGCGGGCTTGACCGGCAAACCGAATATATTGAAAGAAAAGAGACGAAAATCTTCGCTGCTCGATCTTTTCTTCGGGGACGCACAGGATCTTTTGAGAGTATTCGACAGAGTCGCCCTGCCGGAATATAAGTTAAACTTAAATTTTTAGCGTTGGAGGTATAATAGTGACTAAAGCGGACATTGTAGACATTATAGCAGAAGCAACGGGTCTGACTAAAGTAGAAACAGAAGCTGTCATCGACGGGTTTTTAAGCACTATTAAAAGCGCCTTGCAGGAGGGCGAGCGCGTTGAATTCCGCGGGTTCGGGAGTTTTAACGTTAAAAAGCGACAGCCCAAAAAAGCCAGGAACCCGGGGACGGGTGAAGTGATCTACCTCCCCGAGAGATACGTTCCCACATTTAAGGCATCGAAAATATTGAGGGATCAGATCTCGGCAAATTTAAAAAAAGATTAATTTTAAATTATAAACATCTAAAAAAAGAGGAGCTCTTATAAGCTATGCCATGCGGCAAAAAGAGAAAGCGGAAGAAGATAAATACGCATAAGCGTAAAAAACGTCTTCGGATGAACCGTCATAAAAAGAAAATTCGTTAGAGGCGCAGGATGAATTCCTTCTATCTTCCCGGAATTCACAATCGCCAAATATGACACCGGATTTGTAAAAAATTAACCGGAAATGAAATGAGCCTGAATATAAAGAACACATCGATTACGATTCTTTTCATCGCCGCCATGTTTATTCCACTTGAACTGTCCAACGGATGGGGCTACGATGCCCACATGAGGATCAATTCCGATGCGGTCGACACTCTTCCCGCAGGAATGAAGGAATTTTTTGAAAGCGAGAGAAATTTCATATCGGAACACGCAGTGGATCCCGACAAATGGAAGCGTGATGACAAAGAGGAATTACCTCGTCACTTCATCGACATCGATATGTACGGTACGTATCCTTTTAGGGAGCTGCCAAGGGATTACGATGAAGCGGTGAAGAAATTCGGTGCCGAGGCTGTAAACTCGAAGGGAACTCTCCCCTGGCGGATAGTCGAATACACAATGAAACTCTCCGAAGATATGAAATCGGGGGAGAGGGAGAAGATCCGCATGAGCGCAGCTGCGCTGGGTCACTACGTAGCGGATGCCCATATGCCCTTTCACTCGGCGGAGAACTACAACGGTCAGTTCACGAATAATGAAGGAATCCATAATCAGTTTGAAAAATTAATGGTCAATTCCTACATAGAAGAATATGACCCGTCGATGCAGGAGGCTGAGCCGATTGCCGATCCGCTCGGTTTTGCCTTCGATATTATCCTGAACGGATATCAACTCGTATTGCCGATACTCATTGCGGACTCAAAGGCGAGAGAGGGTCTGTCGGACTCATTGATAGATTCTCTTGCCGACCGGAAAGCCGATCCCGTCAAGAATTATATTAAAGCGCTCTACTGGGATGTAGGAGATATAGGTTGGAAACAAATGAGCGGGGCTTCCGAGAATCTTGGTAGATATTGGGTCACCGCCTGGGAATCGGCGGGAAGACCCTCTTTGCCTCGATGAGCTCAGATCAAAAGATATACTCCGTATCTGAAGTCAACTCACTTATAAAATCAGTATTAGAAATGAATATCCCTCCCGTGTGGGTAAATGGCGAGATTTCCACATGGATGAGAGCGGCATCCGGTCACGCATACTTCAGTCTCAAAGACGAATCTTCTCAACTCTCATGCGTAATCTGGAAACAGAACGCGGGCAGGCTGCTTTTCAAACCGGAAGATGGAATGCAGGTCAACGTTTCGGGCAGAATCTCGATCTACGAAAAATCCGGAAAGTATCAGCTTATCGCAGCGCAGATCCAACCGGTCGGGCTCGGGGAGCTGTACCGGCGATTTGAACTCCTTAAAGAACGGCTATCGGAAGAGGGGCTCTTCGACGAAGACAGGAAAAAACCTTTACCGCCGTATCCGTTCAGGATAGGAGTAGTCACGTCGCCTGACGGCGCCGTGATTTCGGATA from Candidatus Neomarinimicrobiota bacterium harbors:
- a CDS encoding integration host factor subunit beta; protein product: MTKADIVDIIAEATGLTKVETEAVIDGFLSTIKSALQEGERVEFRGFGSFNVKKRQPKKARNPGTGEVIYLPERYVPTFKASKILRDQISANLKKD